A single genomic interval of Oryctolagus cuniculus chromosome 19, mOryCun1.1, whole genome shotgun sequence harbors:
- the LOC138847126 gene encoding zymogen granule membrane protein 16-like: MWTFMLLGLLCASASASAIQARSSSYSGEYGSGGGEPFSHSGLQLEGPITAIRVRVDSFNIAGLQVRYGQVWSDYVGGNLGDLEEIFLHPGESVIQVSGSYRNYLNTLNFYTDYGRILSFGKDTGVIFHAVPLHLDAVLRFISGRAGLFVSAIGLHWDTIPETAPATAEPASSVAGPRGGV; this comes from the exons ATGTGGACCTTCATGCTCCTGGGCCTTCTCTGTGCCTCGGCCTCTGCCAGTGCCA tCCAGGCCAGGTCCTCCTCCTACAGTGGCGAGTACggaagtggaggaggggagcCATTCTCCCACTCCGGCCTCCAGCTGGAAGGGCCCATCACAGCCATCCGTGTCCGGGTTGACAGCTTCAATATCGCGGG TCTCCAGGTGCGCTATGGCCAGGTGTGGAGCGACTACGTGGGTGgcaacctgggagacctggaggagatctTTCTGCACCCAGGGGAGTCGGTGATCCAGGTGTCTGGGTCATACAGAAACTATCTGAACACCCTGAACTTTTATACTGATTATGGTCGCATCCTTTCCTTTGGGAAAGACACAGGCGTAATCTTCCATGCTGTCCCTTTGCACCTGGACGCCGTGCTCCGATTCATCAGTGGCCGAGCTGGCTTATTCGTCAGCGCCATTGGCCTGCACTGGGACACCATCCCAGAAACTGCCCCAGCAACTGCTGAGCCCGCCTCCTCCGTGGCAGGGCCCCGTGGTGGGGTGTGA